From one Streptomyces sp. R41 genomic stretch:
- a CDS encoding TIGR03767 family metallophosphoesterase encodes MSRIRSVATAAAMNRRTLLAATGAVSLSAGIGLALRPGSDAHAATSHAGQAPVADSLAHSRAQSSGVAPARLAPYTRGTTLSSVATPRSGSTGYRRLGGGAGWKRVVRSELASAKSGRAERRTALAAFVQLTDLHLIDAQHPLRLEYLRAQNKSAWRPQETLTVAGAVSLVERVNSLRGAPVTGSPLHFVMTTGDNTDNNSKTELEWFLKVMSGGRISPNSGDPRHYEGVQASGLKTYWQPDAALRDADKQLGFPRIEGFLEAAIRELRSPGLKLPWYSTVGNHDALPLGCYNSRGDSYLTDFAVGGKKLMSLPAAECTALAKSIKDGSSPKGTEFRDLLKAHARQMRSVTPDENRAPFTPAEYIRAHLDPTYTGPGPIGHGYSSANLAAGTQYYTFRIAEDVIGVSLDTTDPGGHYEGSIGTAQLRWLEKTLRENKDSYVIVFSHHTSKTMRNRHADPAHPAEKRHGGDEVIALLASFSNVLAWVNGHTHKNEIIPHAAPDNRSFWEICTASHVDFPQLARVIELVDNKDGTLSLFTTLIESSAPHTTDFSDLTQTGLAALYRELSFNSPGARTDLSGTSRDRNTELVLQKG; translated from the coding sequence ATGTCGCGCATACGCTCTGTCGCCACTGCCGCTGCCATGAACCGCCGTACGCTTCTCGCCGCCACCGGGGCGGTGTCCCTCTCCGCGGGGATCGGTCTGGCCCTGCGGCCCGGCTCGGACGCGCATGCCGCGACCAGCCACGCCGGCCAGGCACCCGTCGCCGACTCGCTCGCGCACTCCAGGGCCCAGTCCAGCGGGGTGGCCCCCGCCAGGCTGGCTCCCTACACGCGCGGCACCACTCTGAGCAGCGTCGCCACCCCGCGCTCCGGCTCCACCGGATACCGGCGGCTCGGCGGCGGCGCCGGCTGGAAGCGCGTCGTACGCAGCGAGCTCGCCTCGGCCAAATCCGGCCGGGCCGAGCGGCGCACCGCGCTCGCCGCGTTCGTGCAGCTCACCGATCTGCACCTGATCGACGCCCAGCACCCGCTGCGCCTGGAGTACCTGCGCGCCCAGAACAAGAGCGCCTGGCGTCCGCAGGAGACCCTGACCGTCGCGGGCGCCGTCTCACTCGTCGAGCGGGTCAACTCGCTGCGGGGAGCGCCCGTCACCGGCTCACCGCTGCACTTCGTCATGACCACCGGGGACAACACGGACAACAACTCCAAGACAGAGCTGGAGTGGTTCCTGAAGGTCATGAGCGGCGGCCGCATCAGCCCCAACAGCGGAGACCCGCGCCACTACGAAGGCGTCCAGGCCAGCGGCCTCAAGACCTACTGGCAGCCCGACGCGGCCCTGCGCGACGCCGACAAGCAGCTCGGCTTCCCGCGCATCGAGGGCTTCCTGGAGGCGGCGATCCGCGAGCTGCGGAGCCCCGGCCTCAAGCTGCCCTGGTACTCCACCGTCGGCAACCACGACGCGCTCCCGCTCGGCTGCTACAACTCGCGCGGCGACTCGTACCTCACCGACTTCGCCGTCGGCGGCAAGAAGTTGATGTCGCTGCCCGCGGCGGAGTGCACCGCGCTGGCGAAGAGCATCAAGGACGGCAGCAGCCCGAAGGGCACGGAGTTCCGGGACCTGCTCAAGGCGCACGCCCGGCAGATGCGCTCGGTCACGCCCGACGAGAACCGGGCCCCGTTCACGCCCGCCGAGTACATCCGGGCACACCTCGACCCCACGTACACCGGCCCGGGTCCGATCGGCCACGGATACTCCTCCGCGAACCTCGCCGCGGGCACCCAGTACTACACGTTCCGCATCGCCGAGGACGTCATCGGCGTCAGCCTCGACACCACCGACCCCGGTGGCCACTACGAGGGCTCCATCGGCACGGCCCAGCTCCGCTGGCTGGAGAAGACGCTGCGCGAGAACAAGGACTCGTACGTGATCGTCTTCAGCCACCACACCAGCAAGACGATGCGCAACCGCCACGCCGACCCCGCCCACCCGGCGGAGAAGCGCCACGGCGGCGACGAGGTCATCGCCCTCCTCGCCAGCTTCAGCAATGTGCTGGCCTGGGTGAACGGCCACACCCACAAGAACGAGATCATCCCGCACGCCGCCCCCGACAACCGCTCCTTCTGGGAGATCTGCACCGCCTCGCACGTCGACTTCCCCCAACTCGCCCGAGTGATCGAGCTGGTGGACAACAAGGACGGCACGCTCTCCCTCTTCACCACCCTCATCGAGTCCTCGGCCCCGCACACGACGGACTTCTCCGACCTCACCCAGACCGGCCTGGCGGCCCTGTACCGCGAGCTCTCCTTCAACTCCCCCGGCGCCCGCACGGACCTCTCCGGAACCTCGCGGGACCGCAACACGGAGCTGGTTCTGCAGAAGGGCTGA
- a CDS encoding DUF4240 domain-containing protein, with translation MDTGEFWRVVEDARKQAADPADGEAVAARATAVLAARPVEEIVAAQQVFWDLMAQSYRAPLWAAAYLINGGCSDDGFDYFRGWLIMQGREVFEQAVGDPDALAELPVVREAAKDWMEMECEDALGISWDAYKEATGEEVPQDSFTIRYPELDPSWGFDFDDEEERSRRLPRLSALYADRGAGGSTGC, from the coding sequence ATGGACACCGGAGAGTTCTGGCGCGTCGTCGAAGACGCACGCAAGCAGGCAGCCGACCCGGCGGACGGCGAAGCGGTCGCCGCGCGGGCCACCGCGGTACTGGCCGCTCGGCCCGTGGAGGAGATAGTCGCCGCCCAGCAGGTCTTCTGGGACCTGATGGCGCAGTCCTACCGCGCTCCCCTGTGGGCCGCCGCCTATCTGATCAACGGCGGCTGCTCCGACGACGGCTTCGACTACTTCCGCGGCTGGCTGATCATGCAGGGGCGCGAGGTGTTCGAGCAGGCCGTGGGCGATCCGGACGCGCTCGCGGAGCTCCCGGTCGTGCGGGAGGCCGCAAAGGACTGGATGGAGATGGAGTGCGAGGACGCGCTGGGCATCTCCTGGGACGCCTATAAGGAGGCGACGGGAGAGGAGGTGCCCCAGGACAGCTTCACGATCCGGTATCCGGAGCTGGATCCGTCCTGGGGCTTCGACTTCGACGACGAGGAGGAGCGGTCACGCAGGCTGCCCCGGCTGTCCGCGCTGTACGCCGACCGAGGAGCCGGAGGATCTACAGGTTGCTGA
- a CDS encoding DsbA family protein, translated as MSQTASTSAKTPVDFWFDPLCPWAWMTSRWVLEVEKVRDIEVRWHIMSLAVLNEPKLDELPEEYRELLSTKAWAPVRVVTAAWQKHGDDVLGPLYTALGTRIHNQGEGPTREAIVGALADVGLPADLIDYADQENFEFDAELRASHKEGIDKVGQDVGTPVIAVPGADGEQLAFFGPVVTPAPKGEDAAKLWDGTLLVASVPGFYEIKRTRTAGPDFSNL; from the coding sequence ATGTCCCAGACCGCGAGCACCTCCGCCAAGACCCCCGTCGATTTCTGGTTCGACCCGCTGTGCCCCTGGGCCTGGATGACCTCGCGGTGGGTTCTGGAAGTGGAGAAGGTCCGGGACATCGAGGTCCGCTGGCACATCATGAGCCTCGCGGTGCTGAACGAGCCGAAGCTGGACGAGCTGCCCGAGGAGTACCGGGAGCTGCTGTCCACCAAGGCCTGGGCACCGGTCCGCGTGGTCACCGCCGCCTGGCAGAAGCACGGCGACGACGTCCTCGGCCCGCTCTACACCGCACTCGGCACCCGCATCCACAACCAGGGCGAGGGCCCGACCCGCGAGGCGATAGTCGGCGCGCTCGCCGACGTCGGCCTCCCCGCGGACCTGATCGACTACGCCGACCAGGAGAACTTCGAGTTCGACGCCGAGCTGCGCGCCTCCCACAAGGAGGGCATCGACAAGGTCGGCCAGGACGTCGGCACCCCCGTCATCGCCGTCCCCGGCGCCGACGGCGAACAGCTCGCCTTCTTCGGTCCCGTGGTCACCCCTGCCCCCAAGGGCGAGGACGCCGCCAAGCTCTGGGACGGCACGCTCCTCGTCGCCTCGGTACCGGGCTTCTACGAGATCAAGCGGACGCGGACGGCGGGACCGGACTTCAGCAACCTGTAG
- a CDS encoding cysteine hydrolase family protein, producing MTTLPDRPNTALLVIDVQNGVVDGSHNRDSVIANINTLVDKARAQDVPVIWVQHSDDGDLKRDSQNWQYVPELVRADSEPLVHKLYGDSFEDTELETLLADRGVGRLVVTGAQTDACIRSTLHGAFTRGYDVTLVGDAHTTEDLTAYGAPSPEQVVAHTNLYWQWQSAPGRRGGTADTGDVTFTANDAG from the coding sequence ATGACGACCCTGCCCGACCGGCCGAACACCGCGCTGCTCGTCATCGACGTCCAGAACGGGGTGGTGGACGGCTCCCACAACCGCGACAGCGTGATCGCGAACATCAACACCCTGGTCGACAAGGCCCGCGCGCAGGACGTGCCCGTGATCTGGGTCCAGCACTCCGACGACGGGGACCTGAAGCGCGACAGCCAGAACTGGCAGTACGTCCCGGAGCTGGTCCGCGCCGACTCGGAACCCCTGGTCCACAAGCTCTACGGCGACTCCTTCGAGGACACCGAACTGGAGACGCTGCTCGCCGACCGCGGCGTGGGCCGCCTCGTCGTCACCGGCGCCCAGACCGACGCGTGCATCCGCTCCACCCTCCACGGCGCCTTCACCCGCGGCTACGACGTGACACTCGTCGGCGACGCCCACACCACGGAGGACCTCACCGCGTACGGCGCACCGTCCCCCGAGCAGGTGGTGGCGCACACCAACCTCTACTGGCAGTGGCAGAGCGCTCCCGGTCGCCGCGGGGGCACGGCGGACACGGGGGACGTCACCTTCACGGCGAACGACGCGGGCTGA
- a CDS encoding serine hydrolase domain-containing protein, with protein MSVRTGLVGATAVAVAVVLGGPAVAVPAGGDHASTRQAMDAAVKDGVPGVTATAKDRHGTWSATSGAGDLRTGAPRSTADDYRVGSITKTFVSTVLLQLEAEGRLSLDDTVGKWLPGVVRGHGHDGRAITLRQLLNHTSGIFNYTADEEFGRTYFLKDGFFQHRYDTKTPEQLVAIAMTHKPDFAPGTSWNYSNTNYVLAGMVIGKVTGHSYASEIRHRIIEPLGLRATSVPGTRVTVPHPSSRAYSKLAETTTGPTYDVTELNPSLASSAGEMISNSSDLNRFYTALLRGKLLPQKQLTEMKTTVKVDDIPNAGYGLGLIDRKLTCGVHVWGHDGGIHGSTSSAVTTADGRHSLSFNFNGDWSGDSDAVIEAEFCGK; from the coding sequence ATGTCAGTGCGTACGGGACTGGTGGGGGCGACCGCGGTGGCGGTGGCCGTGGTTCTGGGGGGACCCGCGGTGGCGGTGCCCGCCGGAGGGGACCATGCCTCGACCCGGCAGGCGATGGACGCGGCCGTGAAGGACGGCGTGCCGGGTGTGACGGCCACGGCGAAGGACAGGCACGGTACGTGGTCCGCCACGTCGGGCGCGGGCGACCTCCGGACGGGGGCGCCGCGCTCGACGGCGGACGACTACCGCGTCGGCAGCATCACCAAGACCTTCGTCTCCACGGTGCTGCTCCAGCTGGAGGCGGAGGGTCGTCTGTCGCTGGACGACACGGTGGGCAAGTGGCTGCCGGGTGTGGTGCGGGGCCACGGCCACGACGGCCGCGCGATCACGCTCCGCCAACTCCTCAACCACACGAGCGGCATCTTCAACTACACGGCGGACGAGGAGTTCGGCCGTACGTACTTCCTGAAGGACGGCTTCTTCCAGCACCGCTACGACACGAAGACACCCGAGCAGCTCGTCGCGATCGCCATGACCCACAAACCGGACTTCGCGCCGGGCACGTCCTGGAACTACTCCAACACGAACTATGTTCTCGCCGGCATGGTGATCGGCAAGGTCACCGGCCACTCGTACGCGTCAGAGATCCGCCACCGCATCATCGAACCGCTCGGCCTGCGCGCGACGTCCGTCCCCGGCACCAGGGTCACGGTCCCGCACCCCAGCAGCCGCGCCTACTCGAAGCTGGCCGAGACGACGACGGGCCCGACGTACGACGTGACGGAACTCAACCCGTCCCTGGCCTCCTCGGCAGGCGAGATGATCTCCAACTCCTCGGACCTGAACCGCTTCTACACGGCCTTGCTGCGAGGCAAGCTCCTCCCGCAGAAGCAGCTGACAGAAATGAAGACCACGGTCAAGGTCGACGACATCCCGAACGCGGGCTACGGCCTCGGCCTCATCGACCGCAAACTGACCTGCGGCGTCCACGTCTGGGGCCACGACGGCGGCATCCATGGCTCGACGTCCTCCGCCGTGACGACCGCGGACGGCCGTCACTCCCTCTCCTTCAACTTCAACGGGGACTGGTCGGGGGACAGCGACGCGGTGATCGAGGCGGAGTTCTGCGGCAAGTAG
- the pepN gene encoding aminopeptidase N yields MPGENLSRDEARERAALLSVDGYDVSLDLRSAVGDSPAGEGGAEGPRTFRSVTTIRFRCAEPGAATFADLIAPSVTAVSLNGKDLDPGEVFDGSRIRLEDLAADNELVVDAQCAYSRTGEGMHRFVDPEDGEVYLYTQYEPADSRRVFANFEQPDLKAPFRFEVRAPQGWTVWSNGVGELNDGVWQFAETKPISTYITAVAAGPYHYVTDSYSRTFDDGTTLEIPLGAMCRKGLAPHFDSDDVFLVTKQGLDFFHDHFDYPYPFGKYDQAFVPEYNLGAMENPGLVTFREEFIFRGKVTQASYEGRANVILHEMAHMWFGDLVTMEWWDDLWLKESFADFMGAFSLVGATRFKDGWITFANRRKAWAYRADQLPSTHPITADIRDLQDAKLNFDGITYAKGASVLKQLVAYVGQDAFLEGARRYFKRNAYGNTRLGDLLSVLEETSGRDMAAWARSWLQTAGVNSLTPQVILSSEGRVDELAILQEAAESHPELRPHRVAVGLYRRTPEGAVERYARAEIDVDGPRTVVHELAGADAPELVLVNDDDLTYCKIRFDEGSLATLRERLGEITDPLARALCWSALWNLTRDALMPARDFIDLVLRFAGRESDIGVLQMLHAWANSALTYYAAPGWRAEGGRLLAEGALRELRLAEPGSQHQLTWARFFATVASEEADLQLLRGLLEGTAKIDGLEVDQELRWAFLEPLAAYGVADEAALSAELARDDTASGKRHQVRCLAARPSAAVKAQAWAAVVESDALSNALVEATIAGFTQPSQRELLAPYATNYFDAIERVWAERSIQIGMDVVKGLFPSLQDSRETLDATDAWLAAHEGAAPALRRLVLEARDDLARALRGQACDVAAEG; encoded by the coding sequence GTGCCCGGTGAGAATCTGTCCCGCGACGAGGCCCGGGAACGGGCCGCCCTGCTGTCCGTCGACGGGTACGACGTGTCCCTCGACCTGCGCTCCGCCGTCGGCGACTCCCCCGCGGGCGAGGGCGGCGCGGAGGGTCCGCGGACCTTCCGCTCCGTGACCACGATCCGCTTCCGCTGCGCCGAGCCGGGCGCCGCCACCTTCGCCGACCTGATCGCACCGAGCGTGACCGCCGTTTCACTGAACGGGAAGGACCTCGACCCGGGCGAGGTCTTCGACGGCTCCCGGATCCGCCTGGAGGACCTCGCCGCCGACAACGAACTCGTGGTCGACGCCCAGTGCGCCTACTCCCGCACCGGCGAGGGCATGCACCGCTTCGTCGACCCCGAGGACGGCGAGGTGTACCTGTACACGCAGTACGAGCCCGCCGACTCCCGGCGCGTCTTCGCGAACTTCGAGCAGCCGGACCTCAAGGCCCCCTTCCGCTTCGAGGTACGCGCCCCGCAGGGATGGACCGTCTGGAGCAACGGCGTCGGTGAACTCAACGACGGGGTCTGGCAGTTCGCCGAGACCAAGCCGATCTCGACGTACATCACGGCGGTCGCGGCGGGCCCGTACCACTATGTGACCGACTCCTACTCCCGCACCTTCGACGACGGTACGACGCTGGAGATCCCCCTCGGCGCGATGTGCCGCAAGGGCCTGGCACCCCACTTCGACTCCGACGACGTGTTCCTGGTGACCAAGCAGGGACTGGACTTCTTCCACGACCACTTCGACTACCCGTACCCGTTCGGCAAGTACGACCAGGCGTTCGTGCCCGAGTACAACCTCGGCGCGATGGAGAACCCGGGACTCGTCACCTTCCGCGAGGAGTTCATCTTCCGCGGCAAGGTGACCCAGGCGTCGTACGAGGGCCGGGCGAACGTCATCCTGCACGAGATGGCGCACATGTGGTTCGGCGACCTCGTCACCATGGAGTGGTGGGACGACCTGTGGCTCAAGGAGTCCTTCGCCGACTTCATGGGCGCGTTCTCGCTGGTCGGCGCGACCCGCTTCAAGGACGGCTGGATCACCTTCGCCAACCGCCGCAAGGCGTGGGCGTACCGCGCCGACCAACTGCCGTCCACCCACCCGATCACGGCCGACATCCGCGACCTCCAGGACGCCAAGCTCAACTTCGACGGCATCACGTACGCCAAGGGCGCGAGCGTGCTGAAGCAGCTCGTCGCGTACGTCGGGCAGGACGCCTTCCTGGAGGGCGCGCGGCGCTACTTCAAGCGGAACGCCTACGGGAACACGCGCCTCGGCGATCTGCTGTCGGTGCTGGAGGAGACGAGCGGGCGGGACATGGCCGCCTGGGCGCGGTCCTGGCTGCAGACCGCCGGCGTCAACTCCCTCACCCCGCAGGTGATTCTGAGCTCCGAGGGGCGCGTCGACGAACTGGCGATCCTCCAGGAGGCCGCCGAGTCCCACCCCGAACTGCGCCCGCACCGGGTGGCCGTGGGCCTGTACCGCCGCACGCCCGAGGGCGCCGTGGAGCGGTACGCGCGCGCCGAGATCGACGTCGACGGCCCGCGTACGGTCGTCCACGAGCTGGCCGGCGCCGACGCCCCCGAGCTCGTCCTCGTCAACGACGACGATCTGACGTACTGCAAGATCCGTTTCGACGAGGGCTCGTTGGCGACCCTGCGGGAGCGGCTCGGCGAGATCACCGACCCGTTGGCGCGCGCGCTGTGCTGGTCGGCGCTGTGGAACCTCACGCGCGACGCGCTCATGCCCGCTCGCGACTTCATCGACCTGGTGCTGCGCTTCGCGGGCCGTGAGTCCGACATCGGTGTGCTCCAGATGCTGCACGCCTGGGCCAACTCGGCGCTCACGTACTACGCGGCGCCCGGCTGGCGCGCGGAGGGCGGGCGCCTGCTCGCCGAGGGCGCGCTGCGGGAGCTGCGGCTCGCCGAGCCGGGCAGCCAGCACCAGCTGACGTGGGCGCGTTTCTTCGCGACGGTGGCGTCCGAGGAAGCCGATCTCCAGCTGCTGCGGGGCCTGTTGGAGGGCACCGCGAAGATCGACGGCCTTGAGGTCGACCAGGAGCTGCGCTGGGCGTTCCTGGAACCGCTCGCCGCGTACGGAGTCGCCGACGAGGCCGCGCTCTCGGCCGAACTCGCCCGCGACGACACGGCGTCCGGCAAGCGCCACCAGGTCCGCTGCCTCGCCGCCCGCCCCTCGGCAGCGGTCAAGGCGCAGGCCTGGGCGGCCGTGGTCGAGTCCGACGCGCTGTCCAACGCGCTCGTCGAGGCGACCATCGCCGGGTTCACGCAGCCGTCCCAGCGGGAGCTGCTCGCGCCGTACGCCACGAACTACTTCGACGCGATCGAGCGGGTCTGGGCGGAGCGGTCCATCCAGATCGGCATGGACGTGGTGAAGGGGCTGTTCCCGTCCCTCCAGGACTCGCGGGAGACGCTGGACGCGACGGACGCGTGGCTGGCGGCGCACGAGGGGGCGGCGCCCGCGCTGCGGCGGCTGGTGCTGGAGGCGCGGGACGATCTGGCGCGCGCGCTGCGGGGACAGGCGTGCGATGTGGCGGCGGAGGGCTAG
- a CDS encoding HIT family protein, with protein MTTPDCYACGQEAQFDELPPRECVVFDRHWRVAHDFNTALPGWLVLLPRRHVTAVHDLTDAEAAALGAWQVELSRALRDVTGCVKTYVVQFAEAQGFAHVHFHIVPRMADLPPEQRGPGVFGLLRRPEHERVTADQADHMAHSLRAQLHGRPNAL; from the coding sequence ATGACGACTCCCGACTGCTATGCGTGCGGCCAGGAAGCACAGTTCGACGAACTTCCACCACGCGAGTGCGTCGTATTCGACCGGCACTGGCGGGTGGCCCATGACTTCAACACCGCGCTGCCCGGCTGGCTGGTGCTGCTGCCTCGGCGCCACGTCACGGCCGTCCATGACCTCACCGATGCCGAGGCGGCTGCCCTGGGGGCATGGCAAGTCGAGCTCTCCCGCGCTCTGCGCGACGTGACCGGTTGCGTCAAGACCTATGTCGTCCAGTTCGCCGAAGCCCAGGGCTTCGCTCACGTGCACTTCCACATCGTGCCGCGCATGGCGGACCTGCCTCCGGAGCAACGTGGGCCGGGCGTCTTCGGACTGCTTCGGCGCCCGGAGCACGAGCGAGTAACAGCCGACCAGGCAGACCACATGGCCCACTCTCTCCGAGCCCAACTTCACGGGCGCCCGAACGCCCTGTAA
- a CDS encoding glycerophosphodiester phosphodiesterase family protein produces MTPHPRRRSILLAAAAGTAAVSAPTTAAAEHPRAPLVVGHRGAAGWRPEHTAAAYTYGVQTGADWIEPDLVPTRDHALVVRHENEISQTTDVASHPEFTARRTTKTVDGRSVTGWFTEDFTLAELKTLRAVERLPLVRNRNTVFDGRHEVLTFQEVVDLARRLSKEHGRTIAVFPETKHPTYFRSIGLELEPKLAALIRRNRLGPRECVVQSFEPTSLQRIAAQELGVPLWQALGTTGGPYDLVSSGDPTTYKDMMTPTGLAKIAAYADWIGPDKTSIVPVGADGGLGTPTPLLADAHAAGLKVGPYTFRAENQFLPTDFRRGTGANDFGDAFAEYALYYGLGVDAVVTDFPDLAAIARSGS; encoded by the coding sequence ATGACCCCGCACCCAAGACGTCGCTCCATACTGCTCGCGGCCGCCGCCGGCACGGCGGCCGTCTCCGCACCCACCACGGCGGCAGCCGAGCACCCCCGCGCCCCCCTGGTGGTCGGCCACCGCGGCGCCGCAGGCTGGCGCCCCGAACACACCGCGGCGGCCTACACGTACGGCGTCCAGACGGGCGCCGACTGGATCGAGCCCGACCTGGTGCCGACCAGGGACCACGCCCTGGTCGTCCGGCACGAGAACGAGATCTCGCAGACCACGGACGTGGCATCGCACCCGGAGTTCACCGCCCGCCGCACGACGAAGACGGTGGACGGCCGCAGCGTGACGGGCTGGTTCACCGAGGACTTCACGCTGGCGGAGCTGAAGACGTTACGGGCGGTGGAGCGCCTCCCCCTGGTCCGCAACCGCAACACCGTCTTCGACGGCCGCCACGAGGTGCTCACCTTCCAGGAGGTCGTCGACCTCGCCCGCCGCCTGTCCAAGGAACATGGCCGCACGATCGCCGTCTTCCCCGAGACGAAGCACCCCACCTACTTCCGGTCGATCGGCCTGGAGCTGGAGCCGAAGCTGGCGGCGCTCATCCGCCGCAACCGTCTGGGCCCGCGCGAGTGCGTCGTCCAGTCCTTCGAGCCGACGAGTTTGCAGCGCATCGCCGCCCAGGAGCTCGGCGTACCGCTGTGGCAGGCCCTGGGCACCACGGGCGGCCCCTACGACCTGGTCTCCTCCGGCGACCCGACGACGTACAAGGACATGATGACGCCGACGGGCCTCGCGAAGATCGCCGCGTACGCCGACTGGATCGGCCCCGACAAGACGTCGATCGTCCCGGTGGGCGCGGACGGCGGCCTGGGCACCCCGACGCCCCTGCTCGCCGACGCCCACGCGGCGGGCCTGAAGGTCGGCCCGTACACCTTCCGGGCGGAGAACCAGTTCCTGCCGACGGACTTCCGGCGGGGCACCGGAGCCAATGATTTCGGGGACGCGTTCGCGGAGTACGCGCTGTACTACGGGCTGGGGGTCGACGCGGTGGTGACCGACTTCCCGGACCTGGCGGCGATCGCGAGGAGTGGTTCATGA
- a CDS encoding FGGY family carbohydrate kinase, whose amino-acid sequence MYVGIDVGTSMVKAAAFDDTGRELAVEARPVDLTIRGGFVEQDMEEVYAAVVAVLSALTAAVPGPVELAGLTGQGDGVWLVDAEGRPVRAAASWMDGRAHELVDQWLSDGTFETVFRRTGSAMFPGCPGPLLAWLDRYEPTSLDAATTALYCKDMVFQRLTGVRATDVSDASMPFLDPRTRTYDNRVVELLGLTHRRGLLAPVSDPVATGRTRGAGLPSGTPIAGGPYDLPSCALGAGVTAPGDGLLIVGTCLASLVGTTDLDLTGEPAGLYISTDRAGYWLRAMPAMVGTAALDWVLSTTGVHHDEVDALLDATPPGANGVRVLPYFAPSGERAPFVEPRLRAELTGVCLESTRADLIRATCEGIGYAARHCLEAAGLTGSLAVCGGGTRSPAWMRLLADVLGRPLRVVEGEVGARGAVLAAAARYGVALDTAAWTRPTAVVQPDPARAAYYAKAYEDHLAHLTEARRRAHH is encoded by the coding sequence ATGTACGTCGGGATCGATGTGGGCACATCCATGGTGAAGGCGGCCGCCTTCGACGACACGGGCCGCGAACTGGCCGTAGAGGCACGGCCGGTGGACCTCACCATCCGCGGCGGATTCGTCGAGCAGGACATGGAGGAGGTGTACGCGGCGGTGGTCGCGGTGCTCTCCGCGCTGACCGCCGCCGTGCCGGGCCCCGTCGAGCTGGCTGGGCTCACCGGGCAGGGCGACGGGGTGTGGCTCGTCGACGCCGAGGGCCGGCCGGTGCGGGCCGCGGCGTCCTGGATGGACGGCCGGGCCCACGAGCTGGTCGACCAGTGGCTGTCGGACGGCACCTTCGAGACGGTCTTCCGGCGCACGGGCAGTGCCATGTTCCCCGGCTGCCCGGGCCCGCTGCTGGCCTGGCTCGACCGCTACGAGCCGACGTCGCTCGATGCGGCGACGACCGCCCTGTACTGCAAGGACATGGTCTTCCAGCGGCTGACGGGGGTGCGGGCGACGGACGTGTCGGACGCGTCGATGCCGTTCCTCGACCCGCGCACCCGTACCTACGACAACCGGGTCGTCGAGCTGCTCGGCCTGACCCACCGGCGCGGACTCCTGGCGCCGGTGAGCGATCCGGTGGCCACCGGGCGGACGCGCGGCGCGGGCCTGCCGTCCGGCACGCCGATCGCGGGCGGCCCCTACGACCTCCCCTCCTGCGCGCTCGGGGCGGGCGTCACGGCCCCCGGCGACGGGCTGCTGATCGTCGGCACCTGCCTGGCCAGTCTGGTCGGGACGACGGACCTCGACCTGACCGGCGAACCGGCCGGCCTGTACATCTCGACCGACCGGGCCGGGTACTGGCTGCGCGCCATGCCCGCGATGGTCGGCACGGCGGCACTGGACTGGGTCCTGTCGACGACGGGCGTCCACCACGACGAGGTGGACGCCCTGCTGGACGCGACCCCGCCCGGCGCGAACGGCGTCCGCGTACTCCCCTACTTCGCCCCCTCGGGCGAACGCGCTCCCTTCGTCGAACCACGCCTGCGCGCCGAACTGACCGGCGTCTGCCTGGAGTCGACCCGCGCCGACCTGATCCGCGCCACCTGCGAGGGCATCGGCTACGCCGCCCGCCACTGCCTGGAGGCCGCGGGCCTGACGGGGTCGCTGGCCGTCTGCGGCGGGGGCACGCGCAGCCCCGCGTGGATGCGGCTGCTGGCCGATGTGCTCGGGCGGCCCCTACGGGTCGTGGAGGGCGAGGTGGGGGCGCGGGGGGCGGTGCTTGCGGCCGCGGCACGGTACGGGGTCGCCCTCGACACGGCCGCGTGGACCCGGCCGACAGCGGTCGTCCAACCCGACCCGGCTCGGGCGGCCTACTACGCCAAGGCGTACGAGGACCACTTGGCCCACCTGACGGAAGCCAGGCGCCGGGCTCACCACTGA